From one Coregonus clupeaformis isolate EN_2021a unplaced genomic scaffold, ASM2061545v1 scaf1902, whole genome shotgun sequence genomic stretch:
- the LOC121561138 gene encoding NACHT, LRR and PYD domains-containing protein 3-like, with protein sequence MSLSGEREEGTTASKMTQDTSSKSVQKPRAESPAPSLLSMKSDQPPAFSQEPLPDDNKEVESLDSEDALKITHNLLDRRSQTLLTVQQDIKAKLKHKYQHISEGIRHHGNQSLLKDIYTELYITEGGSGGVNNEHEVRLIEMASKKQTTQETPIKCNDIFKPLAGQDKPIRTVLTKGIAGIGKTVSVQKVILDWAEGKANQDVHFMFPLPFRDLNLKKDQYSLMQLLSHYLSELKEIDNIEDGETKTVFIFDGLDECRLPLDFKNNERCCDVTKPTSVDVLLTNLIKGNLLPSALLWITSRPAAANQIPPESVDQVTEVRGFNDPQKEEYFRKKITDQNLANEIITHIKTSRSLHIMCHMPVFCWISATVLEMMLKEAEKDEVPKTLTQMFTHFTLIQIIVKNKKYNKATETNPKELSQSDKEMILKLAKLAFQQLQKGNLIFYEEDLRECGLDVTEASEYSALCTEIFKEESGLNQDKVYSFVHLSMQEFLAAVHALESCLDKKENVFSTTSEDYIYILHEEEESIQLFDLHRRAVDQALKSENGHLDLFLRFLLGLSLESNQNLLRGLLTQTGSTTQSNEETVERTVRYLSDNIKWESSPERIINLFHCLNELGANSLVEEMQTSLRSGTLSETELEPHQCSALAYLLLMSEEVLEEFDLKTYTTSEEGYQRLLPVVKTCKRARLDRCDLTYESCETLASALQTPNSPLRELDLSYNTSSLCNIQTLVLSGCKLTYESCETLASALQTPNSPLRELDLSYNDLGDRGVELLCVGLTSPLCNIQTLVLGQCGLTEGCCSDLASVLSSPNSQLKQLELRDNDLQDSGVTLLSAGLEDPDCKLHTLGLSGCLVTEEGCAALSSALRSIPSHLKELDLSYNHPGDSAGGLLSAALVDPTDKLMKLNVDHGGEFRLKPGLRKYACHINLDPNTANPNLILSEGNRKVTRVEEKQHYEDHPDRFDHHPQVLCREVLSGSRYYWEVEMDGDISHIGVVYKGMQRKGEMEDDSWIGANRKSWCLFCYDSGYHFHHAGVIRSIPGPVSNSVGVCLDWPAGTLSFYSVSSSGTLTHLYTEHTTFTEPLYPGFGFGVYSSSSVTLCQIDDQHIQRDHGGECCIKHRTPKGRYECTVSGLRWVCDRDVILKYHFRNWEPYSQLLKDMQYGQGGPLLDITMELGTNPSLRNEMKILHVEEHGVSVEEVHEVTRFHAKILHPKFSAISVILSYIFFGT encoded by the exons atgagtctctctggggagagagaggaggggaccactgcctctaaaatgactcAAGACACCAGTTCTAAGAG TGTCCAGAAGCCCAGAGCAGAGTCACCTGCCCCCAGCCTGCTATCAATGAAGAGTGATCAGCCACCTGCTTTCAGCCAGGAACCATTACCAGATGACAATAAGGAAGTGGAGAGTTTGGACAGTGAGGATGCATTAAAGATCACACACAACCTTCTGGACAGAAGAA GTCAAACTCTTCTGACAGTCCAACAAGACATTAAGGCTAAACTGAAACACAAGTATCAACACATATCTGAAGGAATTAGACACCATGGAAACCAAAGTCTGTTAAAGgacatctacacagagctctacatcacagagggtggaagtggaggggtcaataatgaacatgaggtgaGACTGATAGAGATGGCATCCAAGAAACAaaccacacaagagacaccaatcaAATGCAACGACATCTTCAAGCCTTTAgctggacaagacaaacctatcagaactgtgctgacaaaaggaatcgctggcattggaaaaacagtctctgtgcagaaggtcatccttgactgggcagagggaaaagcaaatcaggacgtTCATTTCATGTTTCCTCTTCCTTTCCGTGATCTGAACCTGAAAAAGGACCAATACAGTCTGATGCAACTTCTTTCCCACTACTTATCAGAGCTGAAAGAGATTGACAACATTGAAGATGGTGAAACCAAAACTGTTTTCatttttgatggtctggatgagtgtcgACTTCCTCTAGACTTCAAAAACAATGAGAGGTGCTGTGATGTCACGAAGCCAACCTCAGTGGACgtgctgctgacaaacctcatcaaggggaatctgcttccctctgctctcctctggataacctcacggcctgcagcagccaatcagatccctccTGAGtctgttgaccaggtgacagaggtacgagggttcaatgatccacagaaggaggagtacttcaggaagaaaaTCACAGATCAGAATCTGGCCAATGAAATCATCACCCACATAaaaacatcaaggagcctccacatcatgtgccacatgccagtcttctgttggatatcAGCCACTGTCCTTGAGATGATGCTGAAAGAGGCAGAGAAGGATGAAGTCCCCAAAACTCTGACCCAGATGTTCACACACTTCACGCTCATCCAAATCATTGTGaagaacaagaagtacaacaaagCCACAGAGACAAACCCAAAGGAACTGTCTCAGTCAGACAAAGAGATGATCCTGAAACTGGCAAAGCTGGCTTTCCAACAGCTGCAGAAGGGCAACCTGATCTTCTATGAGGAGGACCTGAGAGAGTGTGGCCTTGATGTCACAGAGGCATCAGAGTACTCAGCATTGTGTACAGAGATCTTTAAAGAAGAATCTGGGCTGAACCAAGACAAGGTCTACAGCTTTGTGCATCTGAGCATGCAGGAGTTTCTAGCAGCAGTGCATGCTTTAGAATCATGTCTGGACaagaaggaaaatgttttttccACCACTAGTgaggattacatttacattttacatgaaGAGGAGGAGTCAATCCAGTTGTTTGACTTACACAGGAGAGCAGTGGACCAGGCCTTGAAGAGTGAgaatggacacctggacctgttcctccgcttccttctgggtctctcactggagtccaatcagaatctGTTACGAGGCCTTCTGACACAGACAGGaagtacaacacagagcaatgAGGAAACAGTTGAGAGAACAGTCAGGTACCTTTCAGACAACATCAAATGGGAATCCTCACCAGAAAGGATCATCAacttgttccactgtctgaatgaacttggTGCCAACTCTCTAGTTGAAGAAATGCAAACCTCCCTGCGATCAGGAACTCTTTCAGAAACAGAGCTAGAACCTCACCAATGTTcagccctggcctacctgttactgatgtcagaggaggtgctggaggagttTGACCTGAAGACATACACCACATCAGAGGAAGGTTATCAGAGGTTGCTGCCGGTAGTGAAAACCTGCAAGAGAGCACG actggaTCGCTGTGACCTCACATatgaatcctgtgagactctggcttcagctctgcagacaccaaactcccccctgagagaactggacctcagctacaat accagttcactctgcaacatacagacactagt ACTGTCTGGCTGTAAACTCACATatgaatcctgtgagactctggcttcagctctgcagacaccaaactcccccctgagagaactggacctcagctacaatgacctgggagacagaggagtggagctgctctgtgttggactaaccagtccactctgcaacatacagacactagt TCTAGGTCAGTGTGGTCTGACAGAGGGTTGCTGTTCAGATCTGGCCTCAGTCCTGAGTTCACCCAACTCACAACTGAAACAACTGGAGCTGAGAGACAATGACCTGCAGGACTCAGGAGTTACACTGctgtctgctggactggaggatccagactgtaaactacacacactggg tctgtctggctgtctggtcacagaggagggctgtgctgctctgtcttcagctctgaggtcaatcCCCTCCCACCTgaaagagctggacctgagctacaatcacccaggagactctgcAGGGGGACTGCTTTCAGCTGCTCTGGTGGATCCCACAGATAAACTGATGAAGCTGAA TGTGGATCATGGTGGAGAGTTCAGGCTGAAACCAGGGCTGAGGAAAT ATGCCTGTCATATCAACCTGGACCCAAATACAGCAAACCCAAACCTGATACTGTCTGAGGGGAACAGGAAGGTGACACGGGTGGAGGAGAAGCAGCATTATGAAGACCATCCAGACAGATTTGACCATCATCCCCAAGTTCTCTGCAGAGAAGTCTTATCTGGATCTCGttattactgggaggtggagatggatggTGACATTTCTCATATTGGTGTGGTGTACAAAGGAAtgcagaggaagggagagatggaggatgacaGTTGGATTGGAGCCAATAGGAAGTCCTGGTGTTTATTCTGCTATGACAGTGGTTATCACTTTCACCATGCTGGAGTCATCAGATCCATCCCTGGTCCTGTTTCTAACAGCGTTGGAGTGTGTCTGGACTGGCCAGCTGGTACTTTGTCCTTCTATAGCGTGTCCTCCTCTGGTACACTGACACACCTTTACACAGAACACACCACATTCACTgaacccctctatcctgggtttgggtttggggtttactcctcctcctcagtgacccTGTGTCAGATAGATGACCAACACATTCAAAG agaccatggtggagagtgttgtatcaa